From Lolium perenne isolate Kyuss_39 chromosome 5, Kyuss_2.0, whole genome shotgun sequence, a single genomic window includes:
- the LOC127326368 gene encoding uncharacterized protein codes for MFALFGFKTEENVRAADVKPNIPIPNYGLHDCEGADMFVDDKAPNEPLIVWDERHPHMDVGTPYPNMVAFRKAIKQFAINGEFEYGTKKMSQRGFGHFVKVVKHQTQHICSSTSGKVTNMTCQSWVADKAKAILKKDPTLSAVKLLKELEEEHHVTLCYRTVWKGKQKAATSLYGSWEESFRSLYNYKAEIELRSPGSIVEIDTTTVAGEVHFNKLFIALKPCIDGFLNGCRPYISIDSTHLNGKWNGQLAVVTALDGHNWMFPVAYGFIESENGDNWAWFMNQLKKAIGDLPVLAVCTDACKD; via the exons ATGTTTGCTCTGTTTGGTTTTAAAACAGAGGAGAATGTGCGAGCTGCTGATGTGAAGCCAAATATTCCTATTCCTAATTATGGCCTACATGATTGTGAGGGTGCTGATATGTTTGTCGATGATAAGGCTCCAAATGAGCCACTTATTGTGTGGGACGAACGGCACCCGCATATGGATGTTGGGACGCCATATCCTAATATGGTTGCATTTAGAAAGGCCATAAAACAATTTGCTATCAATGGGGAGTTTGAATATGGCACTAAAAAAATGAGCCAGAGAGGTTTCGGGCATTTTGTAAAG GTTGTGAAGCATCAAACACAACATATTTGCAGCTCAACAAGTGGAAAAGTGACAAATATGACATGCCAATCTTGGGTGGCTGATAAGGCAAAGGCTATTCTGAAGAAAGATCCCACCTTAAGTGCTGTGAAGTTACTTAAAGAGCTGGAAGAAGAACATCATGTCACACTTTGCTATCGCACGGTGTGGAAAGGCAAACAAAAGGCTGCAACCAGCTTATATGGGAGTTGGGAAGAAAGTTTCAGGAGTCTGTACAACTACAAGGCGGAGATAGAGTTGAGGTCTCCGGGAAGCATTGTAGAGATTGATACAACCACAGTTGCAGGTGAAGTACATTTCAATAAGCTTTTCATTGCTCTGAAGCCTTGCATAGATGGGTTCTTAAATGGGTGTAGGCCATATATTAGCATAGATTCAACTCACTTGAATGGCAAATGGAATGGTCAGTTAGCTGTAGTCACTGCTTTAGATGGTCACAATTGGATGTTTCCGGTGGCATATGGGTTTATTGAGTCTGAAAATGGAGATAATTGGGCTTGGTTCATGAATCAATTGAAGAAGGCAATAGGGGACCTACCGGTATTGGCTGTTTGCACCGATGCTTGCAAAGACTAG